A window of the Streptomyces griseochromogenes genome harbors these coding sequences:
- a CDS encoding type B 50S ribosomal protein L31: MQQDQHPDYHPVVFRDRAAGYAFLTRSTASSEQTIEWDDGQTYPVIDVEISSESHPFYTGKARTVDTEGRIARFERRYGEAESGEAT, encoded by the coding sequence ATGCAGCAGGACCAGCACCCCGACTACCACCCGGTGGTCTTCCGTGACCGCGCCGCCGGCTACGCCTTCCTCACCCGGTCCACCGCGAGCAGCGAGCAGACCATCGAATGGGACGACGGCCAGACCTACCCGGTGATCGACGTGGAGATCTCCTCCGAGAGCCACCCCTTCTACACGGGCAAGGCCCGCACGGTGGACACCGAGGGTCGCATCGCCCGGTTCGAGCGCCGGTACGGCGAAGCGGAGTCGGGCGAGGCCACCTGA